The window tgaaaagtgaaagtgaggtcgctcagtcgcgtccaacccttagcgaccccatggactgcagcctactaggctcctccatccatgggattttccaggcaagagtactggagtggggcgccattgccttctccgaaacatCTAATAGGACACGCTAAAATAAGAAGTGGGTTAAAGAGTTAGAAGGCACCTAGCGGCGTCTCCATTTAAGATGACTTAAGTCAGAAAGTAATCATTAGACTGCTGACTCCTCTTCATTTAGTGGTTCTTGTAGCTTTTTGTCGTGCTCCTTCCTCTACACCATACTTCTCTGTCCTCTCATTTTGTCACATTTTCTGGGTTTGTGGTCTGTTCTGCAGGCTGCAGGATCCTAGCTTCTCTTGCTCTGTTGTCTTCCCCCTGTGGGGTGAGGTTGGTCCACAGGCTTGTGCCCTTCTCCCCTTGATCTGGGCTTTGATTGCTGTTACTGTGACCCTAGCCTGCCCTGGATATTGAGGGGGGCTTCCCCGTGGATCTGTGGCTGTCACCGTCCTGTCTGTGGTGGGTCTGCTTCCAGGTTGGTGGAACAGAGCCCCCAGATCTGCTTCTTCACTGTGATTCTTATCTGTGGTGGAGGCAGGTGGGATTGGAGCACACCGTCTGGGAGAGAAGCCCCTGAGGATTGCTGCTCTGGGGATGTTCCCCTTGGGGTGTGCTCACGCGTTGTGTGAGTCTCAAGTGACCCTGGTCGGCACTGCACTTGGCCCCACCTCAACCATGGGTATCTCGGCACATGGCCCTGGTGTCTCTCAGATGTTGTTTTCACCAAGTCACCAGCATAGATCCAGTGAAATCAGGGCCCAGAGTTGCTTTCATGGAGCTGGATCCACTGTGGTGCTATGGGGCAGCTCAGACTGTGGCCTGGCCCCACCTCCCCACGTACATCCCCACAAAGTCTACAGCTGCTAAAGCTACACCTCCATGACTGGGGGATCCCTGGTTGTCCTTCAGATGCTCTATAGGGACTGAGTTGACACAGCCAGTTGCCTGTGTAAAAGCATGGTTAGTGCAGCTGCAAGGAGACACTTCAGCTTTTCATTCTTAACCCTGAGGCTCAGCTGTGCTTTCAGCTCCATCTGAGCATGTGGCCCACCCACAGGTGTCTGCTCCAGAGGCTGCCCCAGAGCATAGGAGTCTGCTGATTGTAGAGGAGGGGCATGGGGGAGGCCATGGCTGGGCCTCAATAGAGCCCACCCGGGTGGCAGCCCTTCCTACTGCCAGGGACAAGGGGCCAGCACATGGGGAGAGAGGCTGCAGTGGGGTTCTTCCCTTCGGACATCACTCAACAACGCTGCTCTGCTCTATGGGGGTTCAGGCTTCCTCCACAAGCATCCCATTTGCagagctcctccctccctcccgtccCCTCATGATGTCTCCTCACAGCCAACAGCAGTCTTCTGCCTGGGTCTGCTCTCCACACCCCACGTTCCAGCACCCAGCCCTTGTCTGCAGCAGTGGACACCCTCTCAGGCTGGGTGGACAGGGCAGGGGTCAGTACCCCGTGTGTATCTCACTCTGTCCTGCTGCCACAGACCGTTGCCATGTTCTCTTCCCACAGAGAACGAGGCTCCCCTTCTGTCCCAACTGAGCTCCCCCAGTGAGAGGCTTCTCTGGACATGGAGACCTCCTCTCTTCCGATCCCCCCGAGGGTTGCAGGTCCCATCCcgcttcctctcctcttccttctttctttggtcCTAACTAGCTAAGTGGGAATCTTTCTTGTCCTTTTAGGTGTTGTAGGTCCTCTGCTAGTGTTCAGAGGGGCCTCTGTGAGAGTTGTTCCATTTCTGATGTATGCTTGATGCATTTGTGGAGAGAGATGAACTCCAAGTCTGCCTAATCCTCTTGCATCTTGATTCTTGTGTCTCtattttctctacatctttaAGGATATTTACTGAGAATAGTAGATTTGATATCTTTCACTTTGATAAACTTTTATTTGGTATCTTTCAGCTGTGTCTTCTCACAACACCCGTGCTTTGATGTCAAAGAATCCAAGGTTAGAAAATTTAATCCAAAAGGCAAACCTAGAAACACATGAAAGAGCTCATTTTGGAAATGAACATTTAATGAAAGACCAGGATTATACAGGGCTTTGTAAAAGACCTAGAAGATGTTTATATGGACATAAAGGAACTGAGACAGTTTCACATAATGCAGACATTACTGCCAAAAGAAATGAGCAATGTGAGTCAAATTGGGGAAAACACCCATTTCAGTTAACAACATCTGCAGAGATGTGTATCTTTTCAAGCAAAGGCTTAAATCATTTTTTGAAACATACACGTTCTCTGAAGGGAAATGTGGAAAATCTGGAAAGTCATCCAGTCTCTACTGCAAATACTCATTCAAACCACTCTGAACACAGGCTTCAATTACACACACATTCAAGCACGTCTGaaaaccagaaatttaaaaatgatggggaaaactcacaatataatcaatttgagGGATCTGTGAGCAAGGGGTCATTATTCTTCCACCAACAGACAGTTTCTCTCTGTTCCAAAATGTGTAATGTTgataataatggaaaagagttAATCCCACCATCATTGTTCAATACACATCATGATATGGTTAATATGGAACAACTTCTCACATGTAATAACACGAATCAGGCCTTAAGCAAGAGCTCTACCCCCAATAATTACAAGAATATTTACGATGGATTGAGAAGCTATTCATGCAATGAAACTGGGTCTAAAACTGAACAAGACTCTAACCCTATGAAACATCAGGGACCTCAATCTTCAGACAAGGATTCTAAAAATTGTACATGTAGGAATATCTTTTATCAAACATCAGGTCTTCCACTACAGAAAAGTACACATACAGGAGAGAAGACTTATAATTGTGAATATAGTGATATTTCTAATCAGTCTTCAAATCTTACTCAACAGCAGAATATTCAGGATCCGCAGAAAAGTTACAAGTGTAAGAAATGTGAGAAAGCCTTTACTAACTCAGCCAGTCTAAGTAGACACAGGAAAATTCATTCAGGATGGAAACCTTTCAAAGGTACAGAGTGTGGCAATGCTTCTAATCAGAATTCAAAGCTTAGTCAAGATCGGCAAATCCACACTGGCAagaaaccttatgaatgtaaggaatgtggaaaaGCATTTATGTCTTGCTCAAATCTTAGTCAacatcagcgaattcatactggggagAAGCATTATAAATGTACAaagtgtggcaaagcctttaatcaGAACTCAAAGCTTActcaacatcagcgaatccatacAGAGCAGAAACCTTACAAGGCTAAGGAAAGTGGCAAAGCCATTTTTAGGTGTTCACATTTCAGTCTGCATCAGCAAGTTCATGCCAGGGAGAAACCAagcaaatgtaaagaatgtggcaaAGTGTTTCCTTGTAGCTCATGTCCTACTCAATATCAGGTAATTCATATGCAGCAGAAATCACACAAATGTATGaagtgtggcaaagcctttaataAGAAGTCAAACCTTACTCAACACCatagaattcatactggagagaagccttataaatgtaaggattgtggcaaagaaTTTAAGCAGTGCTCAGGTCTCACTTACCATCggaaaattcatactggagagaagtcttataaatgtaaggattgtggcaaagcaTTTAGACAGCACTCAAGTCTTACTAAACATCAAGTAATCCATACTGGAGAGAaatcttataaatgtaaagaatgcgGAAAAGCCTTCAGTTACTACTCAACTCTTACtaaacaccagcgaattcatactggagagaagccttataaatgtaaagattgTGGCAAAGAATTTAAGCAGTGCTCAGGTCTCACTtaccatcagagaattcatactggagagaagccttataaatgtaaggattgtggcaaagatTTAACAGCACTCAGTCTTAACATCAAGTAATCCATACTGGAGAGAAATCTTATAAATGTAAGATGTGGAAAAGCCTTTACTACTCAACTCTTACtaacaccagcgaattcatactggagagaagccttataaatgtaaggattgtggcaaagaaTTTAACCAGTGCTCAGGTCTCACTtaccatcagagaattcatactggagagaagccttataaatgtaaggattgtggcaaagcaTTTAGACAGCAGTCATGTCTTACTAAACACCAAGTAATCCATACTGGAGAGAaatcttataaatgtaaagaatgcgGAAAAGCTTTCAGTCACTACTCAACTCTTACTgaacaccagcgaattcatactggggagaggccttataaatgtaaggattgtggcaaagactTTAGGAAGCACTCAGGTCTTACTTGCCACCAGataattcacactggagagaaaccttataaatgtaaagaatgcgGAAAAGCCTTCGGTCAGTACTCAAGTCTTTTTcaacaccagcgaattcatactggagagaaaccttacaaatgtaaagaatgtggaaaagcctttatCAAGAACTCACATCTTACTcgacatcagagaattcatactgaaAGAGAAACCTTATAACTGTAAGGAAAGTGGCAAAGGCTTTAATCAGAGCTCTCACCTTACCAAACATCAGAAAacacatactggagagaaactcTAGTAATAAAATAAGTGATGGAAGAGGTTTGTCCTAAACATACACTTCAGAAAATACAGGACCGTTTATTtaagaaagataagaaatgaCATAAAACAATGTAGGAAAGTATTTAATGAAAgttaaatctaaataaataccAGATATTACACACTagaaaaagtgaaatttgctcagttgtgtccaactctgcaaccccagggactgtgtccatggaattctccaggccaggatactggagtgggaggtggattctttaccaactgagctttcagggaagcctgCACACTAGAAAGCATTTCATCAATCCTTTTTTTTGAAGTTCTCTTCAGGAGAAGTATTGTAGACAGTAATCCATAGTTAAAGCATAGAAAATTGATATGTTAGTATGGATCACAAGATGAAGGGTTGGTATTTAGAAATGTACAATTATTAGCAATATATCTTTGTTTATATTCACACGATTTGTGATTATTTGAAAACCAAGATATGTTATTGAACTCTCAAGTTACTCCATGCTGCTATGCTTCCTTTTTAGTGTGTATGCAAAGTTATGTTTTTGATGATTGCTACTCAAAGATGAGACAAGGCCTTCTATCCTAGAGagaaatcatttatatttattctccATTAGGAGATTAAGGACACAGTGATGTAGCATGTACACTGAACATTTAAATGGAGGtgttactgttggtgggaatgcaaactagtacagccgctacggagaacagtgtggagatttcttaaaaaacgggaaatagaactgccatatgacccagcaataccactcctgggcatacacactgaggaaaccagatctgaaagagacatgtgcaccccaatgttcatcgcagcactgtttataatagccaggacatggaagcaacctagatgcccatcagcagatgaatggataaagaagccgtggtacatatgcaccatggaatattactcagccgttaaaaagaattcatttgaaccagttctaatgagatggatgaaactggagcccattatacagagtgaagtaagccagaaagataaagaacattacagcatactaacacatatatatggaatttagaaagatggtaacgacaaccctatatgcaaaacagaaaaagagacacagaagtacagaacagacttttgaactctgtgggagaaggtgagggtgggatattgtgaaagaacagcatgtatattatctatggtgaaacaggtcaccagcccaggtgggatgcatgagacaagtgctcgggcctggtgcactgggaagacccagaggaatcgggtggagagggaggggggaggggggatcgggatggggaatacgtgtaaatctattgctgattcatgtcaatgtatgacaaaacccactgaaaaaataaattaattaatttttaaaaataaataaataaataaataaatggaggtGTTAATCATTCTTGTCAAACATCCCTATAGGTCACCATGAAGTAAGTGTTCAGGGAGTAATTCCACATATTAAAGTAAGATGCACATTTTCAATAGTTATGTCACTTGCATTTTAAGGAAAATACAATGACAGTTCACTGAACTCTTGATGTATCTTTATAATATCAAGAGATGTCATGAATATTAGTTGACATGTTTCAAATAAAGATACCTCTGATATGCTAGAAATGTATGGAAACCCTTCTCAGAAAAGTCATGTAATTAGTGTACATCTTGTTTCATTCGTAAATGATTAGCCTCCATTTTGTAACTGTAGAAATCACAGTTCTGAGATCATTGTATCAGAGGAGTGAATATCGTTGTTTATGCTTGTAATCTGTATTTAATCAGTTACACAGTGGATTGGAAAAGGTTTTATTCTTTCTATGTGTGATAGTACATGTTAATAAAACTGATGGTTTCTTGTGATAAAGCCGGAATGTAATGAATGAAGTGTCAACCTACTGATTTAAGGTCGCAGGGAAGAATACCTAACAATAAACTCTTTGTTAGCACAGAGGGATGATATCTGTAACAATTAGTTTCCTTACTGCCTTTATGCCTCAAATATTGGGATATTTCCCATCATTTCTGCATTGTACTTTCCCCCCTCTGTAACTGCTGGGACATTGTAATGGTTCCAATAAGGATCATACAGAGTATTGTTGAGAGCTCCCCTGAACTGCTCCATGCTGTTGCTGCCTCGGCAtctgtctggggagcaggcagcctgcaggtcctTGAACTCACACCAGCCAGTCCTGTGAGCACCTGCTCTAGACAACCACCCACCTTGTGATCAGCAGTCTTGCTGAACCCCGGGTTCTACTTCACAGGTGCCCACCCCTTCAATGACACCCTCACAGCGCTCACCAGATTCCTGCTCCCCTTGGTTTGAATAGACCCATCTACACTCATCCTGGGGAGCCCACAGCACTTCACCCAGGGTCTCTTATAAAGGCCTGAACaccaagtactggagctttgtCTGCCTGGTTCTAGCCTGACCTCCCTCAGAAATTCCCACCCTAAACCCTCCCCTTCTGAGAGGTCTCAGCTGTGCTGAGAGTGAGGGCTGAAGCTCAGGGCTCCTGAGTGTGGGTCTTGGGGGAGAAGCATCAGAACAAATGGAATTGGCTAAAGACTCACTTCACGGCCCCATGTCAGACCTGCAGATTCATAACTTCTTAGGGTGGGGACCTGACCTCGAGGGGTTCGTATTCACTGAAATGGTTCAGAAAGATTCCTTTAAGTGGTTTCAACCTGGTTTCCTATCAAGATCACATGACCAGTGTTGAGGGATAACCTCCCCGGTGCCCTCCGCACAGAGTTCTCTGGGTCCTGTGGGAGCATCAGTGTGGTGTGTAGGAAGTGCTCCAGGGGATTCTAAGGGGAGGCCCGGGATAAGGACGCGGCTCCTGGTGCATTTGTGAGACCTGAAGCCCGGCGTCAGTCCGCGGAGAGGCCGCAGAGTTGGTCTAGCTGGATTTGGACCAGGAAGTCAACTCACATCATCTGTGTGAGCAGAGGGTTAGGAGCTCTCTATGGGGAGAGAACAATCAAGAAATTAGTTCACAGACTGGTCTCCAGGTAGGAAGTGATTGTTCCTGAATCTCTCCGGAGACAGAGGACAGGAGAGGTGAGTCTTTTTAGCTTTTCAAGGTCCTTCTGTCTGTAGTGGTGAAGTAGTTGCAGGTGAAAGAGCTGTGCGGATGCCTTTGAAGGTATTTTCTCAAGATGCAGAGATACGTTCCCTGCATAACATCCCCAGAGAAGacgcagagcaggaggaagaagaggaggagacggCAGCTTCTCAGGTACATGTCCTGTCCCGGGtctggggctgtgtctgcttttcctcctgaaatgCCTAGACTGAGGGAACCTGCAAACCTTTAGTTCTCGGCTTCTAATTTTTCTGCCTGGGGCATTTGTTATCAACttcttagtttttccttttcttaccaTAGTGAGGACCGGCTCTTTAGACCACTTCTCCCTTGTGTCCCAGAACCTTGTCTCCCTTGTCTGTAGGGAGCATGATGAATTCTGGCTTTCTATAGAGCATGATGAATTCTCAACCTGAATTAGTGACTTTCAACTagtgaaaatattccctttgtgaGAAATAAACATGGGGAGGCATAGGTTCTGAGATTCCCATTGGCATGTGGTTCAGTCTTGGGATCTTAGAGAAGTAGGGGAAATTAGTGATGAATTTACATGTATCCGCAACTCCAGACATTTAGAACAGGATTAAGAAATTGTCCTTATGAACAGAATTACCCCAGTGGTCCAGAGTTCCACAGGAAGTTTggggaaaagaaggagaaaagtatGAGAGACCCTTCTCCATGTTGGCAGGAAGGACTCACTCTTAAGTGTAGCCTTAGGATACAGAACATGGAAGTTAGATAAGAAGAGAATTTTGCATAAAACTGGTATTTTTCAGGATTCAGATCACTGCTAGCATCTAGGCCATTACCCCTCACGTTTTCTGGTTCAGGTGCTTCTGTGATTTTGCAACTGTGCTGttcctgctttctgtctctaaaaaGGATTTTTGAAAGGTTTAGTGAGGGATGTGTATAAGCTGACAAAATTAATGTGGCAAACCACACCTTCTTAGTTCTGTTTGCTTTGGAAAATGAACACTCACCTGTGTTTAGTAAGGTTCTTGCATTTGGGGAATGGAGGTTTTCATCACTCAAGCCCAGGTCTGATCATTTCCGTTAATAATATACTCTGCACTCATTTTCCAGACAGAATTCTTAGCACATCTTTGTGTTTTCTACAATATTTACAAGAATGTTATTACTTATGTATGTTTAACTcttaaatctaaaatatgattcaACACAAATGATAGAGATtttcaaaggaataaaatattcagaaCCAAGAGCtaatttattttatgtcattGTGTTTTTGCACTGTaatgtatttgtaaaatataGATTATTGCCACAAATAAATTATAAGATTTAAGCACAGAAATCTACTCCTGATTTTATAAACATGAATAATTTTTCTCCCAAATAGTGTATGGTTGTGTGCATGAAAATGTTAACAGTATAtgacattttttctgtttttgatattTTTGCCAGTTACCTCAACTGGTAAAACATCCATTAGAGTGGTCTCtgtgtgcagttcagttcagttgctcagtcaggtctctGTGTTGACTTAATTCTTTTTACATAAAATTGAGCTCAGATCCATTGAAGAAAATCTCAAGCTCTACCATTTTCTGAATAGTTGATCAAATATTCCAAACCATTTTGAAGAGCAATATttttgatataaaattatttatatggctcattcaaggttaaaaaaataaaacactgttaGAAAGTGCTATAgttcaaaaataggcaaaaggaTTGTTTTCTCTGCTTACTAATCTATTAAACCTGTAAAATCTGTAAAGCGCATAAAGTTCAATAATAACTATGAATTCTTACCTggctcttttcagttcagttcagttgctcagttgtgtccgactctctgcaaccccatggactgcagcacatctgacaatcaccaactcccggagcttactcaaccatatgtccgttgagtcagtgatgccatctaaccatctcatcctctgtcatccccttctcctctcgccttcaacctttcccagcatccgggtcttttcaaatgagtcagttcttcacatcaggtggccaaggtattggagtttcagcttcagcatcaatccttccaatgaatattcaggactgatctcctttaggatggactggttggatgtccttgcagtccaagggactcccaagagtcttctccaacaccacagttcaaaagcatcaattcttttgcactcagctttctttatagtccaactctcacatccatatatgactactagaaaaagcatagctttgactagacagacctctgctgacaaagtaatgtctctgcttttttatatgctgtctaagttggtcatagtttttcttccaaggagtaagcgttttaatttcatggctgcagtcaccatctgcagtgattttggagcccaaaacaataaagtctctcactgtttccattgttcccccatctattcgccatgaagtgatgagactggattcCATGGCTATCGGCCATGACTGTTTTACCTCCGTGCTATTCACAATGGCCATTTATCAACGAGACATTTAGTTAAAACTAATCTTGTTCAAGATGAAAAACTGTGGCCCCACCCTAGAATTCTTGAATcacaatgtgcttttaaaaaaattcctgctTTGACTGATATCCTGTGGAACACAAGGAAAATCCTCAAAAGTAAATATGCCTCTGTTGATCacatttaatagtttttctcccagatgaatgaatgaatcgtagtctctcagtcatgtcccactcttcgtgaccccatggactatatagcctgccaggttcctctctccataagattctccaggcaagaatactggagtgggttgccatttccttctccagggatcttcccaacccagggatcgaatccaggtcacccgcattgtggacagattctttaccgtctgagccagtagggaagtccAAGTGGCTTTGTGGATCATATGTCATCCTGTTTTCTTCAGGTTAGAAATACGGTAGCGCATATTGCTATCTAAAAAAGTATATTATTGTATAACATCAGACACTCTTCTCATTGAAAAACTAGTTCTCTGAACTTGCTGTTTCCATCTTGGGTCACATAAGGAAGTCTTCCCACAGTCACATGGCATATGTACTTTGTATTTCTGGGACGGCTGACATTCCAGGGTCTGGCCATAGACTTCACTCAAGAGTGAGAGAGTCAgttccaagagaaaaaaaaaaagaaagaaaacaaaaagagagagtcagttcctaggtaggttgataagaagtccaggggtccccaaggagagaggggtctggaattctcaaggaagaggaaagggcaaACTTTTTTGTCTACATTCCTTAGGGTTCATCAATTACATAACTCAGTTTAaactgtactagggattatacaacTACactgtatcctgcttgaggacagtttctctttctgaaaaaCCTGGCgaatcctgttattttaaaatgtaaattatgggagtgggtctagtaagatctttacaacctccagacattcttttgattcattgtgatgactaattaaaaggtatataacttCCTTGCCAACACCAGCGAGtaggcactctttctgcccccttctgatgtctatttcAGACGCTTTCTCTacctcttttatactttaataaaactctattacacaaaagctctgagtgatcaagcctcatctctggccccagatagAATTCTTcttcagaggccaagaatcctggcgtcttctgtggttcagcaacaacctttcaagagGAGCGGGAATGCCTGGACCTCGGTCAGTGGAAATTGTCCAGGGATGTGATGTTACAGAACTACTGGAACCTGGCCTGCTTGGGTGAGGATAGCTTCCTTCCAGAATCCCTTATCTACCCTCAGGGTTTGGGTTCCTTCACTTGTAGAATGTctcctggagtctcctgcatccTACGATCTCTGCTACTGAGGAATAAATGGGAGTTTGTGAGTACAGACAAAAAGCTCCATGATGATTCACATGATTCTAACCTTCTTTCTTGAGTTCTCTGCCTCCTTCGCTCTAGACTAGTGGTCACTCTCTAACTTTACTGGTATAAAGTCATGCTGCCCTCCTCATAAAGACAGAGGTCCACTCTTACTTTTGGCTGAGTGTTATTCTGATGGAGATCTCAGGATCTGGGTTTTAACTATTGCCTATTACAGTAAAGGTGCTTTCTATAAAGCTTTTTGGGATGTTACATTCTAGACTCTTTACACATTCTACAATGCCTTCCTCTCTCACGAGACCacaatgttgttcagtcgctcagtcgtgtccgactctttgtgaccccatggactgcagcacatcaggcctccgtgtccatcacccactcccagagcttgctcaaactcatgtccattgagttgatgatgcccactaaccatctcatcctctgtcatccccttctcctcctgccctcaatctttcccagcatcagggtcttttccaatgagttggctcttag of the Cervus canadensis isolate Bull #8, Minnesota chromosome 18, ASM1932006v1, whole genome shotgun sequence genome contains:
- the LOC122421268 gene encoding zinc finger protein 708-like, producing MQQKSHKCMKCGKAFNKKSNLTQHHRIHTGEKPYKCKDCGKEFKQCSGLTYHRKIHTGEKSYKCKDCGKAFRQHSSLTKHQVIHTGEKSYKCKECGKAFSYYSTLTKHQRIHTGEKPYKCKDCGKEFKQCSGLTYHQRIHTGEKPYKCKDCGKAFRQQSCLTKHQVIHTGEKSYKCKECGKAFSHYSTLTEHQRIHTGERPYKCKDCGKDFRKHSGLTCHQIIHTGEKPYKCKECGKAFGQYSSLFQHQRIHTGEKPYKCKECGKAFIKNSHLTRHQRIHTERETL